CGCGAGCGACCGGCGGGCGGCCGACTGGATCGAACTCGACGTCTTCCCGACCTGTGACGGAGAGATCGCCGTCTTCCACGACGAGGACCTCTCCGATCTCACCGATACCGAGGGGCTGCTCTACGAGACGCCTGCGGAGACAGTCTTCTCGGCCGAGGTGTTAGAGAGCGGGCAGACGGTGCCCTCGCTCGCGGAGTCGATGGAGGCGATCCCCGACGACGTCGGGGTGAACGTAGACATCAAGAACGGCTCCCCGGACGTGGAGTTCGGTCGGATCGACGATCCGGGCACCGAGCGCGAGGAGTGGGCGTGGCTCGAGACGGTGATCGACGTCGCGACCGACTACGAGAACGAACTGCTGCTCTCGACGTTCTGGGAGGGCGCGCTCGCGACGGTGCGGGAGATCGACCCCGATATCCCCGCGGCGTACCTGCTCTCGGCGTCGATCCAGGAGGGCCTCGACGTCACCGACGAGTACGACTGCGAGGCGATCAACCCGCCGCTGTCGATGATCCTCGGGACGCCCTTCTTCGACGACGATTTCGAGGAGATCGACGTCGTCGCCGAGGCCCACGACCGCGGCGTCCCGGTGAACGCCTGGACGATCAACGAGTGGTACGAGGTCGAGCGGCTGATCGACGCGGGCGTGGACGGGCTCTTCCTCGACTACGCCGAGATCGTCCGCTTCGGCGCGCTCTCGGAGTACTGATACGGACGCTCGTAGTCCCTTCCCGGTGATCGCCTGTCCGGCTCGGCGCTCAGGGATGAACAGTTACAACCGTCCCTACGAGCGGACTCGGAGCCGTCCCGTCGGGGGAGGCGCCTCTATATACCCCCCGCTATACTACCATATTCCTATTAGATCGTTTTATCTGGGTGGATCGCACAGAGGTACCCGTATGCCGACAGACAACTCTCGGCGAACGTTCCTCAAGGGGGCGATCGCCTGTGCGTGCTGCGGGGCGACGGTGGCGGGCTGTGTCACCCAGGAGGGCGAGAACGGTGAACCGGTGGACGCGGACGACTCGGCCGACGACGCCGACGCGGACGCCGACGCTGACGACGCGGCCGACGATTCGGCCGACGACGAGGAGCCCGAGCAGGACGACGACTACGAGGAGTTCGACCCACTGGACGAGGACACCTGGTACCCACAGCTGGTCTCGACGTACCTCGATCACGGCTTCGAGACGGGGAGCATCGAAGAGCTCGACCTATTCGAGGAGCGAGACGAGCCCCACTACGGCAGCGCCCCGATGGAGACCCCGGACGACGAGGACGAGCTGATCGACCCCGACATCATCGACTTCTCGATGGTCCCGACCGAGGACCCCGCGATCTACGAGGAGACGATGGAGCCGCTGATCCAGAACATGGAGGAGGAGACCGGCCGCGACGTCGAGTACGTCGGGCTCGACAACTACGCCGCACAGGTCGAGGCGATGCGCTCCGAGCGGCTGCACGTCGCCGGTTTCGCGACGGGCAACACGCCGTTCGCGGTCAACCTCGCCGGGGCGGTGCCCTTCTCGATCCAGGTCGGCGAGGGGGAGTTCGGCTACCGGCTCTGGGTGATCACCCGCGCGGACAACGACGAGATCAACGAGCTCGCCGACCTCGCCGGTCGGACGGTCTATCACACCGAGCCCTCCTCGAACTCGGGCCACCTCGCGCCGGTCGCGGCGTTTTCCGACCTCGGGGTCACCCCGGGCGAGGACTACGAGATCGAGTTCTCC
This region of Halalkalicoccus sp. CGA53 genomic DNA includes:
- a CDS encoding glycerophosphodiester phosphodiesterase, which translates into the protein MSKRASMLNRRRFVSGVGAAAVGAAVGSTSAGASEDDEEETGDERDEGEGTGDEGHDGSYDDRATVIAHRGFADTYPENTIAAFEQSTIGEDDDASDRRAADWIELDVFPTCDGEIAVFHDEDLSDLTDTEGLLYETPAETVFSAEVLESGQTVPSLAESMEAIPDDVGVNVDIKNGSPDVEFGRIDDPGTEREEWAWLETVIDVATDYENELLLSTFWEGALATVREIDPDIPAAYLLSASIQEGLDVTDEYDCEAINPPLSMILGTPFFDDDFEEIDVVAEAHDRGVPVNAWTINEWYEVERLIDAGVDGLFLDYAEIVRFGALSEY
- the phnD gene encoding phosphate/phosphite/phosphonate ABC transporter substrate-binding protein, whose product is MPTDNSRRTFLKGAIACACCGATVAGCVTQEGENGEPVDADDSADDADADADADDAADDSADDEEPEQDDDYEEFDPLDEDTWYPQLVSTYLDHGFETGSIEELDLFEERDEPHYGSAPMETPDDEDELIDPDIIDFSMVPTEDPAIYEETMEPLIQNMEEETGRDVEYVGLDNYAAQVEAMRSERLHVAGFATGNTPFAVNLAGAVPFSIQVGEGEFGYRLWVITRADNDEINELADLAGRTVYHTEPSSNSGHLAPVAAFSDLGVTPGEDYEIEFSGGHDNSAVGIFQGDMEVGPICSTCYARAQEQENIDSAEIKSVWASAPFPTTAFCYRYNLVPELQEGIMNAFLDYDYQDTGIADEFEDRGTWVEIDYATHWHDILVNHEVNGVEYDDDEIE